A genome region from Alicyclobacillus acidocaldarius subsp. acidocaldarius DSM 446 includes the following:
- a CDS encoding manganese-dependent inorganic pyrophosphatase, whose protein sequence is MAKRLIFGHRNPDTDAITSAIAYAHLKRELGEDVEPVALGEPNPETQFVLSHFGVSAPRVIERVAGEVDEVILVDHNERQQSAPDADQVKVVEVIDHHRIANFETADPLYYRAEPVGCTATILNKLYKEKNVSIPRHVAGIMLSAIISDTLLLKSPTCTEEDVKAARELAELAGVKLEEYGLQMLKAGADLSQKTVGELLTLDAKEFQMGNHKVEIAQVNAVDVNDVLAKKAEILQAIEKKIAEKGLDLFFFVVTDILNNGSVGLALGRAAHAVEEAYGVKLEDHQALLKGVVSRKKQIVPVLTEVLSK, encoded by the coding sequence ATGGCGAAGCGCTTGATTTTCGGCCATCGAAATCCGGATACCGACGCGATCACGTCCGCGATCGCATACGCTCACCTGAAGCGCGAACTGGGGGAGGACGTGGAGCCCGTCGCGCTCGGCGAGCCCAATCCTGAGACGCAGTTCGTCCTGAGCCACTTCGGCGTGTCCGCGCCGCGCGTGATCGAGCGCGTGGCGGGCGAAGTGGACGAGGTCATCTTGGTCGATCACAACGAGCGCCAACAGAGCGCGCCGGACGCCGACCAGGTGAAAGTGGTGGAGGTCATCGATCACCACCGCATCGCGAACTTCGAGACGGCGGACCCGCTTTATTATCGGGCGGAGCCGGTCGGCTGCACGGCCACCATTCTCAACAAGCTGTACAAGGAGAAGAACGTGTCCATCCCGCGCCACGTGGCTGGCATCATGCTCTCGGCCATCATCTCGGACACGCTGCTTCTCAAATCGCCCACGTGCACGGAGGAGGACGTGAAGGCGGCGCGCGAGTTGGCTGAGCTGGCGGGCGTGAAGCTCGAGGAATATGGGCTTCAGATGCTCAAGGCGGGCGCGGATCTCAGCCAGAAGACCGTCGGCGAGCTCCTGACGCTCGACGCGAAGGAGTTCCAGATGGGGAACCACAAGGTCGAGATCGCGCAGGTCAACGCGGTCGACGTGAACGACGTGCTCGCGAAGAAGGCCGAGATCCTGCAGGCCATTGAAAAGAAGATTGCCGAAAAGGGCCTGGACCTGTTCTTCTTCGTCGTGACCGACATCTTGAACAACGGCTCGGTCGGCCTGGCGCTGGGGCGCGCGGCGCACGCGGTCGAAGAGGCGTACGGCGTGAAGCTCGAGGATCATCAGGCCTTGTTGAAGGGCGTCGTGTCGCGCAAGAAGCAGATTGTGCCGGTGCTGACGGAGGTCCTCTCGAAGTAA
- a CDS encoding MFS transporter — protein MFRVFRWPAFTSVWLGQVLSQLGTQLLFIMAYWELQLRSPYLLSAAGLALTLPNLLSAVGGSLVDRRDARYVMLWTDLVRASVSLFGALVYALWPHAFVAVTLVILATHGLGGSLFGPAESVILPRLVPDEDLTAANGLVMTTSQLAVSVGAAVGGASLAAIGIPWIAAIDGLSFLASAAAVANVIRLWRREGRRWRDQAAAPRPKASVVSQMMEGWRAVARIRWYVAVLPLIVLLNFFFAGVDVLLSVWTHRVLHGGALQFGAINAALSLGQLLGSLCAGLAARMSARTGLLTFGALASLAILSFSFSRSVWLSLGMNFVLGASLGIINAIGFALMQRAIPEEVRGRAFGLIYSFAGIAMPLASALAGVSLRAVPVVAWMWLCSASCAALIVGWWRVAPKGAPGGPASDVAQNA, from the coding sequence ATGTTTCGGGTATTCCGATGGCCGGCGTTCACCTCGGTCTGGCTGGGGCAGGTCCTGTCACAGCTGGGCACGCAGCTGCTTTTCATCATGGCGTATTGGGAACTTCAGCTCCGCTCGCCGTATCTGTTGTCCGCCGCGGGCCTGGCCCTGACGCTGCCGAACCTCCTGTCCGCAGTGGGTGGCAGCCTCGTCGATCGCCGGGACGCCCGCTACGTGATGCTTTGGACGGATCTCGTCCGCGCTTCGGTCTCGCTGTTCGGCGCCCTCGTGTACGCCCTTTGGCCCCACGCGTTTGTGGCCGTCACGCTTGTCATCCTGGCCACGCACGGACTCGGGGGGAGCCTCTTTGGGCCGGCGGAGAGCGTGATCCTGCCACGCCTGGTGCCCGACGAGGATTTGACGGCCGCCAATGGGCTCGTCATGACGACGTCCCAACTGGCTGTCTCCGTCGGCGCGGCCGTCGGGGGCGCTTCGCTCGCGGCCATCGGCATCCCTTGGATCGCGGCCATCGACGGCCTCAGTTTTCTCGCCAGCGCGGCCGCCGTGGCGAACGTCATTCGCCTGTGGCGGCGCGAGGGCCGGAGATGGCGGGACCAAGCGGCAGCGCCGAGGCCAAAAGCTTCCGTGGTCTCGCAGATGATGGAGGGTTGGCGCGCCGTCGCGCGCATTCGCTGGTACGTGGCCGTCCTGCCCCTCATCGTGCTCCTGAACTTCTTTTTTGCGGGGGTCGACGTGCTCTTGTCCGTGTGGACGCACCGCGTGCTGCACGGCGGCGCCCTCCAATTCGGCGCCATCAACGCGGCGCTGTCGCTCGGACAGCTGCTCGGGAGCCTCTGTGCGGGACTCGCCGCGAGGATGAGCGCGCGCACCGGACTTCTCACCTTCGGCGCTCTGGCGTCCTTGGCGATCCTCTCCTTCAGCTTCTCCCGCTCCGTGTGGCTCTCGCTCGGGATGAATTTTGTGCTTGGCGCGTCGCTCGGCATCATCAACGCCATCGGCTTTGCCCTGATGCAGCGCGCGATTCCCGAGGAGGTGCGGGGACGCGCGTTCGGCCTCATCTACTCGTTCGCGGGCATCGCGATGCCGCTCGCTTCTGCGCTTGCCGGCGTGTCCCTGCGCGCGGTGCCGGTTGTCGCCTGGATGTGGCTCTGTTCCGCCTCGTGTGCCGCGCTTATCGTCGGCTGGTGGCGCGTCGCGCCGAAAGGCGCCCCAGGTGGTCCCGCGTCGGACGTGGCGCAGAACGCATGA
- a CDS encoding MDR family MFS transporter, with protein sequence MQAERTSNQGLVVLALLLGIFVAAMDNTIVATATGNIVAHLGGLEQIVWITAAYMLTEMAGMPIFGKLSDMYGRKRFFMFGIAAFLIGSILCGTAQNMTELAIYRAIQGIGGGALMPIAFTIIFDVVPPKEQGKFSGLFGAVFGMASIFGPLLGAYITQHWSWRIVFYINVPIGVVAFLLILFAYRESARHGRQAIDWFGIFTLVPGVTALTFALEFGGQTYPWNSAPILAGFAVAAALLALFFAVELRAREPVVSLHLFRKRSFAVSNVAGILSGSAYIVAVVWVPIYVQGVRGGSPIDAGLFLLPMMVGSSVTAAMAGRFASRAPYRTVLLPFALVFGAGIALLLGLRADTPTWRVILDMAVVGIGIGPFFSVTGMAAMGDLDAQNRGAGSSTNSFVRELGMTVGIVIYGAIQKHAFAHQVAEAFQGVPQARAFSHMDPRAILSPQTREHMPGFVLQKLTDALNQSIHSAFLWDLIPCVLTVVAVWMFGASRFRAPAWSPAPGDDPVE encoded by the coding sequence GTGCAAGCGGAGCGGACCTCGAACCAAGGGCTCGTGGTGCTGGCCCTTTTGTTGGGCATCTTTGTCGCGGCCATGGATAACACGATTGTGGCCACCGCGACGGGCAACATCGTGGCGCACCTGGGCGGCCTCGAGCAGATTGTGTGGATCACGGCGGCGTACATGCTGACGGAGATGGCGGGGATGCCCATCTTCGGCAAGCTGTCCGACATGTACGGGCGCAAGCGGTTTTTTATGTTTGGCATCGCGGCGTTTCTCATCGGCTCCATCCTGTGTGGGACAGCTCAGAACATGACCGAACTCGCCATCTACCGCGCGATTCAGGGAATTGGCGGCGGTGCGCTGATGCCGATTGCGTTCACCATCATCTTCGACGTGGTGCCGCCGAAGGAACAGGGCAAGTTCTCGGGACTCTTCGGCGCGGTCTTCGGCATGGCGAGCATCTTCGGCCCGCTTCTCGGCGCGTACATCACCCAGCACTGGTCGTGGCGGATCGTCTTCTACATCAACGTGCCGATTGGCGTTGTCGCGTTCCTGCTCATCCTGTTCGCGTACCGCGAGTCGGCGCGGCACGGGCGGCAGGCTATCGACTGGTTCGGCATCTTCACGCTGGTTCCCGGCGTGACGGCGCTCACGTTCGCGCTGGAATTCGGCGGACAGACGTATCCGTGGAACTCCGCGCCCATCCTGGCAGGTTTCGCCGTTGCCGCGGCGCTCCTCGCGCTCTTTTTCGCCGTGGAGTTGCGGGCTCGGGAGCCCGTCGTCTCGCTTCACCTGTTTCGAAAGCGATCGTTCGCCGTCTCGAACGTGGCGGGCATCTTGAGTGGCAGCGCGTACATCGTCGCGGTCGTGTGGGTGCCCATCTACGTGCAGGGCGTGCGCGGGGGATCGCCCATCGACGCGGGGCTGTTTCTCCTGCCGATGATGGTCGGATCGTCCGTGACCGCGGCGATGGCGGGGCGTTTCGCGAGCCGCGCGCCTTACCGCACGGTGCTTTTGCCGTTTGCCCTCGTCTTCGGCGCCGGCATCGCGCTGCTTCTCGGGCTTAGGGCAGATACGCCGACGTGGCGCGTGATCCTCGACATGGCCGTGGTGGGGATTGGCATCGGGCCGTTCTTCTCCGTCACCGGCATGGCCGCGATGGGCGATCTCGACGCTCAAAACCGCGGCGCGGGCAGTTCCACGAACAGCTTCGTCCGCGAACTCGGCATGACGGTCGGGATCGTGATCTACGGCGCGATTCAGAAGCACGCGTTCGCCCATCAGGTGGCCGAGGCGTTTCAAGGCGTTCCTCAGGCGCGCGCGTTCAGCCACATGGATCCTCGCGCCATCCTGTCGCCGCAGACGCGCGAGCACATGCCCGGCTTTGTGCTGCAGAAGCTCACAGACGCGCTGAATCAGTCCATTCACTCCGCGTTCCTTTGGGACCTCATTCCATGTGTGTTGACCGTGGTGGCGGTGTGGATGTTTGGTGCATCTCGCTTTCGGGCGCCGGCCTGGTCCCCGGCCCCGGGTGACGACCCGGTCGAATGA
- a CDS encoding polymer-forming cytoskeletal protein has translation MANGAKPKLTVMGQSTAAGGDFGRVRIMGQAVVKGPLACECLRVMGELEARADVSAETATIMGQVSCHGDVIAAKLTVMGSLSCSGHLSARELKTAGEVVVKGNCGADRALIRGALTVDGLFSADEARIRLHGPCRVREMGMERLIVELPRYLWKPRIRRHGTLEADVIEADWVDLVHTHARVVRAQVVRLGPGCEIECVEYGQSYEAHPGAQVGRVMDAGASG, from the coding sequence ATGGCGAACGGGGCGAAGCCCAAGCTGACGGTCATGGGCCAATCCACCGCTGCGGGTGGCGACTTCGGGCGGGTGCGGATCATGGGGCAGGCGGTCGTCAAGGGGCCACTGGCATGTGAGTGCCTCCGCGTGATGGGCGAGCTGGAGGCGAGGGCGGACGTGTCGGCGGAGACGGCTACGATCATGGGTCAGGTCAGCTGCCACGGCGACGTGATCGCGGCCAAGCTGACCGTGATGGGATCGCTCTCGTGCAGCGGACACCTGTCCGCGAGGGAGCTCAAGACGGCCGGCGAGGTCGTGGTCAAGGGAAACTGCGGCGCCGATCGCGCCCTCATTCGCGGTGCGCTGACTGTTGACGGGCTGTTCTCCGCGGACGAGGCCCGGATTCGGCTGCATGGCCCGTGCCGGGTTCGCGAGATGGGCATGGAACGGCTCATCGTGGAGTTGCCGAGGTACCTGTGGAAGCCGCGGATCCGCAGGCACGGGACGCTCGAGGCCGACGTGATCGAGGCAGATTGGGTCGATCTCGTCCACACGCACGCCCGCGTGGTGCGCGCGCAGGTGGTGCGGCTTGGCCCCGGATGCGAGATTGAATGTGTTGAATACGGTCAGTCGTACGAGGCGCACCCGGGTGCACAGGTGGGGCGCGTCATGGACGCGGGTGCGTCCGGATAA